The proteins below are encoded in one region of Bacteroidales bacterium:
- the pruA gene encoding L-glutamate gamma-semialdehyde dehydrogenase produces MNNAIYNFREPKNEPVFSYSPGSQERKFLEEELKLQMNQVIDIPLIIGGKEIRTGKTGKVVMPTDHGHILATYHMATEKEVSMAIQSALDAKNDWMTLSWMERAAVMAKAAELVSKKYRYKINAATMLGQGKNILQAEIDSACEVADYLRFNTYFASMIYMEQPLSENENINRLEYRPLEGFVYTVTPFNFTAIASNLNTSVALMGNTTVWKPATTSLLSNYYFMKILEEAGLPAGVINFVPGSGALISEIVLKHRDLTGIHFTGSNSTFNTLWKQVSDNLSVYKSYPKLVGETGGKDFIFAHNSAKPLELATAIVRGSFEYQGQKCSAASRAYIPESLWEATKKEILRMIREIKTGDVTDFKNYVNAVIDEASFDRIMSYITKTKSSGDAEIIAGGNGDKSKGYFIEPTVIVTGNPHFFTMEEEIFGPVMTIYVYKDDQYEQTLKICDETSPFGLTGAIFSNDKYAMITACRALRYAAGNFYINDKPTGAMVGQQPFGGARASGTNDKAGSHLNLIRWVSPRTIKETLIPATDFKYSFME; encoded by the coding sequence ATGAATAATGCGATATATAATTTCAGGGAACCTAAAAATGAGCCCGTTTTTTCCTACTCACCGGGGAGTCAGGAGCGGAAATTTCTTGAAGAAGAACTAAAATTACAAATGAATCAGGTTATTGATATTCCTCTTATTATAGGAGGGAAAGAGATCAGAACCGGAAAAACAGGGAAGGTTGTAATGCCAACCGATCATGGTCATATTCTTGCCACTTATCATATGGCTACAGAAAAAGAGGTCTCTATGGCCATACAGTCAGCTCTCGATGCAAAAAATGACTGGATGACTCTTTCATGGATGGAAAGGGCCGCAGTTATGGCAAAAGCAGCCGAACTTGTCTCAAAAAAATACAGATACAAAATTAATGCAGCAACAATGCTGGGTCAGGGGAAAAACATTCTCCAGGCTGAAATTGATTCAGCTTGTGAAGTTGCTGACTACCTGAGGTTCAATACCTACTTTGCCTCTATGATATATATGGAGCAGCCACTGTCGGAGAATGAGAATATTAACCGTCTCGAATACCGTCCTCTTGAAGGTTTTGTTTATACAGTCACTCCTTTCAATTTTACTGCAATAGCATCTAATCTGAATACGAGCGTTGCCCTAATGGGTAATACAACTGTCTGGAAACCTGCAACAACTTCACTCCTTTCAAATTATTACTTTATGAAGATTTTGGAAGAAGCCGGACTTCCTGCAGGTGTAATAAATTTTGTTCCGGGATCCGGAGCCCTGATAAGTGAAATTGTACTTAAACACCGCGATCTGACCGGGATTCATTTTACGGGTTCAAATTCAACTTTCAACACTCTATGGAAACAGGTGTCAGATAACCTTTCAGTTTATAAATCATATCCTAAACTGGTAGGTGAAACTGGCGGGAAAGACTTCATTTTTGCCCACAACTCAGCTAAGCCGCTTGAACTGGCTACTGCCATTGTACGGGGATCATTTGAATACCAGGGACAAAAATGTTCTGCTGCCTCAAGGGCCTATATTCCTGAGTCATTGTGGGAGGCGACGAAAAAGGAGATCCTGCGGATGATCCGTGAAATAAAAACCGGCGATGTTACCGACTTCAAAAACTATGTTAATGCAGTCATCGACGAAGCTTCCTTTGACAGAATAATGTCGTACATCACAAAAACAAAATCATCGGGCGATGCTGAGATAATTGCAGGAGGAAACGGAGATAAGAGTAAGGGATATTTTATAGAACCAACAGTGATAGTCACCGGAAACCCTCATTTTTTCACTATGGAAGAAGAGATCTTCGGTCCGGTTATGACAATCTATGTTTATAAAGACGACCAATATGAACAGACTCTTAAGATCTGTGATGAGACATCGCCATTTGGTCTTACCGGTGCAATTTTCAGCAACGATAAGTATGCGATGATAACCGCCTGCCGTGCATTGCGGTATGCTGCAGGCAATTTCTATATAAACGATAAACCGACAGGGGCGATGGTAGGCCAACAGCCTTTCGGCGGCGCAAGAGCTTCCGGCACAAACGATAAGGCCGGCAGTCACCTTAATCTCATCAGGTGGGTGAGCCCCAGAACTATCAAAGAAACCCTCATACCTGCTACCGACTTCAAATACTCTTTTATGGAATAA
- a CDS encoding YegS/Rv2252/BmrU family lipid kinase, translated as MKLSQTEKNNKALFILNPNAGVQPVNFIVSKDLDRRKNDLVCLKSYTVNDTGPLIRENINHHKVFVAAGGDGTVHTVATELVGSDKIFGVLPLGSGNGFAKEFGFRMNIPYLLSNIAKGESMDIDVIDINNRMCLNVAGIGLDSFVAHSFNELKLRGFLPYVWLTFKTFLQLRPFQVTIKSEGKVIISEKLFVLTIANTRQFGNNAFIAPEAKPNDGMMDIVMIKPFPKIFGSVFVLRLFTKRINKSKYVTHFKTDKEITIETDESRFHIDGEPLDIKGNAVVKIRKETLKVLKTRGNKFLK; from the coding sequence ATGAAATTGTCTCAGACAGAAAAGAATAATAAAGCCCTGTTCATTCTTAATCCGAACGCAGGGGTTCAGCCTGTTAACTTTATTGTATCAAAAGATCTCGACCGCCGAAAGAATGACCTGGTTTGTCTTAAGTCATATACAGTAAACGACACAGGTCCTCTCATCAGGGAAAACATCAATCACCATAAAGTTTTTGTAGCTGCCGGAGGCGATGGCACTGTGCATACTGTGGCTACTGAACTTGTCGGAAGTGATAAGATATTCGGAGTACTTCCCCTGGGTTCCGGTAACGGATTTGCCAAAGAATTCGGCTTCAGAATGAATATCCCGTATCTTCTTTCAAACATAGCAAAAGGTGAAAGTATGGATATTGATGTTATTGACATCAATAACAGAATGTGCCTTAACGTAGCGGGGATTGGTCTCGACAGCTTTGTCGCACACTCATTTAATGAACTTAAACTGCGCGGCTTCCTGCCATATGTCTGGCTTACTTTCAAGACATTCCTTCAGCTTCGCCCCTTTCAGGTTACAATTAAATCGGAAGGCAAGGTCATTATTTCCGAGAAACTTTTCGTCCTGACAATTGCTAATACCAGACAATTCGGGAACAATGCATTTATTGCACCCGAAGCGAAACCAAACGACGGGATGATGGATATCGTAATGATAAAGCCATTCCCTAAAATATTCGGGTCTGTCTTCGTTCTCCGTCTCTTTACCAAAAGGATTAACAAATCGAAGTATGTCACTCATTTCAAGACAGACAAGGAGATTACAATTGAGACAGATGAATCGCGGTTCCATATCGACGGTGAACCACTTGATATAAAAGGGAATGCTGTAGTGAAGATCCGAAAAGAAACTCTTAAAGTCCTTAAAACCCGTGGCAATAAATTTTTAAAGTAA
- a CDS encoding bifunctional YncE family protein/alkaline phosphatase family protein encodes MKQLNSKLVVILISIIFIGSVVNVNAQTINEIESGRVTLPNGWKLSPVGKLLPLGDLPLNIVISPSKKLAAITNNGQSDQTIQLVDLEKEAIVDSIVIGKSWLGLAFTDGGKYLYASGGNDNIIIRYAIINNKLSNYDTIRIGKPWPVKISIAGIALDDPNNRLYAVTKEDNSLYVCDTKTKKVLSQHPLGAEGYTCLLSPDHSKLFISCWGNRSIIVFDTKQEKISGSVAVGSHPNDMCITKSGQYLFVANADDNSVSVIDTRKLSVIETLNTALYPGAPAGSTTNSVALSNDEKSLFIANADNNCLAVFDVSMPGQSKSKGFIPTGWYPTCVRVVKNKILVSNGKGLTSKANPYGPNPMRKGEEVVYQAAGKEQKIKVQYIGGLFRGTLQLFSTPGEKQLALFSKAVYDNTPYIKEKELLSEGVAGNPVPQKIGDPSPIKYIFYVIKENRTYDQVLGDLPDGNGDPSLCLFGENITPNQHAIAKEFVLLDNFYVNGEVSADGHNWTMGAYATDFLEKTWPTSYGGRGGTFPGEGKRLIANNKDGFLWDAAKKVNVSYRSYGEFIENNKASVPVLKDHFCKPYPEWGMGVRDTVRFSRWQHDFDSLLAINAVPQLNTIRMGNNHTEGLNLGKPTPFAHVADNDLAVGLFLEHLSHSKIWKESLVLIVEDDAQNGPDHVDAHRSPAFLAGGYVKKGYVDHTAYSTTSFLRTIELILGIPPMSQYDASATPVWRSLNNTPDHPAFTARPSNIDLNLKNTIVSEWQKKSETFDFSKEDNVNDADFNEVIWRAVKGLDSQCPPSVRAAFFMPVEKKDKD; translated from the coding sequence ATGAAACAGCTCAATAGCAAACTCGTAGTAATTCTGATAAGTATAATCTTTATCGGATCAGTTGTTAATGTTAACGCTCAGACTATTAACGAAATAGAATCTGGTCGGGTAACTCTTCCAAACGGATGGAAGCTCTCTCCGGTTGGCAAACTCCTGCCCCTGGGCGATCTGCCTCTGAACATTGTAATTTCACCCTCAAAGAAGCTGGCCGCCATTACAAACAATGGCCAGAGCGATCAGACAATTCAGCTTGTTGATCTCGAAAAAGAGGCTATTGTCGACTCAATTGTAATCGGGAAATCATGGCTAGGCCTTGCCTTTACCGACGGAGGCAAATATCTGTATGCTTCAGGTGGCAATGATAACATAATTATCCGCTATGCAATAATCAATAATAAACTGTCAAACTACGATACAATAAGGATTGGGAAACCCTGGCCGGTTAAAATATCTATTGCCGGAATTGCTCTTGATGATCCTAATAACAGACTTTATGCTGTTACCAAAGAGGATAATTCGCTTTACGTATGCGATACCAAAACCAAGAAGGTTCTTTCACAGCATCCTCTTGGAGCCGAGGGCTATACCTGCTTACTTTCACCTGATCATAGTAAGCTCTTTATCTCATGCTGGGGGAATAGAAGCATCATAGTGTTTGATACAAAACAGGAGAAAATTTCAGGCTCAGTTGCTGTTGGCAGTCACCCAAATGATATGTGCATCACAAAGTCGGGACAATACCTGTTTGTGGCAAATGCCGATGATAACAGTGTCTCGGTGATCGATACCAGGAAATTAAGTGTTATTGAAACACTTAATACCGCCCTTTACCCCGGTGCTCCTGCCGGTTCTACAACTAACAGCGTTGCTCTCAGCAATGATGAAAAATCACTTTTCATTGCCAATGCCGACAATAATTGCCTGGCGGTTTTTGATGTCTCAATGCCGGGTCAGAGTAAAAGTAAAGGATTTATCCCCACCGGATGGTATCCGACCTGCGTAAGGGTTGTGAAAAATAAAATCCTTGTGAGTAACGGAAAAGGGCTTACTTCAAAAGCGAATCCTTACGGACCCAATCCTATGCGGAAAGGAGAAGAAGTAGTTTATCAGGCTGCCGGAAAAGAACAAAAAATAAAAGTCCAGTATATAGGTGGATTATTCAGAGGGACTCTTCAGCTTTTCAGTACTCCCGGAGAGAAGCAGCTGGCTCTTTTCTCAAAAGCAGTTTATGATAATACTCCATACATAAAAGAAAAAGAACTGTTATCAGAAGGAGTTGCAGGTAACCCTGTTCCTCAGAAAATAGGCGATCCTTCTCCGATCAAATACATATTTTACGTAATAAAAGAAAACCGTACTTACGACCAGGTGCTTGGTGATCTGCCTGATGGAAACGGCGATCCGTCGCTTTGCCTCTTCGGAGAAAACATAACTCCTAATCAGCATGCTATCGCAAAAGAATTTGTTCTTCTCGATAACTTTTATGTGAACGGTGAAGTGAGCGCAGATGGCCATAACTGGACTATGGGAGCATACGCAACAGATTTTCTTGAAAAGACATGGCCAACAAGTTACGGAGGAAGAGGCGGAACATTCCCCGGTGAAGGAAAAAGGCTTATCGCTAACAATAAGGACGGATTCCTCTGGGATGCAGCTAAAAAAGTGAATGTCAGCTATCGTTCTTATGGTGAATTTATAGAGAACAACAAGGCAAGTGTTCCTGTACTGAAGGACCATTTCTGTAAACCATACCCGGAATGGGGAATGGGAGTAAGGGATACCGTCCGGTTCAGTCGCTGGCAACATGATTTTGATTCACTACTTGCTATAAACGCAGTGCCTCAGCTTAATACAATAAGGATGGGTAATAATCATACCGAAGGACTGAATCTTGGAAAACCAACTCCATTTGCTCATGTGGCAGATAATGACCTGGCGGTCGGATTGTTTCTCGAACATCTCAGTCATAGTAAGATCTGGAAAGAGAGCCTTGTTCTTATTGTTGAAGATGATGCACAGAATGGTCCCGATCATGTTGATGCACATCGTTCACCTGCATTCCTGGCAGGCGGCTATGTTAAAAAGGGATATGTGGATCATACAGCATATTCAACAACATCATTTCTTCGGACAATTGAACTAATCCTTGGAATTCCGCCAATGAGTCAGTACGATGCTTCAGCCACTCCTGTATGGAGAAGCCTGAATAATACGCCTGATCATCCTGCGTTCACTGCCAGACCATCGAATATTGATCTAAATTTAAAGAACACCATCGTAAGCGAATGGCAGAAGAAAAGTGAAACCTTCGATTTCTCTAAGGAGGATAACGTGAATGATGCCGACTTTAATGAGGTGATCTGGAGAGCCGTAAAAGGCCTCGATTCCCAGTGTCCTCCTTCGGTACGCGCAGCATTCTTTATGCCTGTTGAAAAGAAAGATAAAGATTAA
- a CDS encoding TonB-dependent receptor plug domain-containing protein produces MEAFAFYLLKSVIWLSGFAFVYLLFLRNERFFTLNRFFLLAGIIASMLFPFISIHYTVILPVTENFSTGNISVAQIEKPETSTLIDFGSLMFILYASGALFVVYKVIRQSRTVINVIKKADVKVLNSVRLIRTPEYTNSFSFFSYVFVNPSVTDIETEEIVNHEMAHIRQRHWFDLVLVELLCMLQWFNPVAWIYIRFIKQNHEYLADEVALQRSSDPAIYRATLLNQIVGYPVIILANSFNSSINKKRFIMMKNKISSPYRKLKLLLILPVIAVVLYSFAKPEYKYISYDETSSTASLSSQASKEVKGTIVNPSGLPLTGATVVLKGTTMGVTTDPRGFFQLKDVPENGILIVSYVGFKTKAIKPVFTADMKIKMESDTVTLKSIGVPPPPPPPPPPLYVIDGKVSEKHYNSVKKENTESIKVLKVDAAIAKYGDKAKYGAIEITTKNKAGLKAEELNEKNAESIPPPPPPPPPPPASEVRIRNTDGSEAQPLIVIDGINRGKDGLNGINPDDIGSMTVLKDQPAIDKYGVEGRDGVIIITSKGHRTTGFNDSSSFKVTGYGQQQKTLPGGGLNYRSQYGGKPLLLVNGFERDIDINEISPDQIESINVKKNDPAAASLYGEKAKDGVIEITLKQGVNPNDLQRKSDSQIESVKVTGYGVQKGEPVSNKDVFFVVEEMPAFPGGEKALQSYIYNNIKVMKGSEKISEPVLVVFTVDSKGKVRDATVLKKKYPVWEAEAIRVVSSMPDWKPGMQHGIPVDVMVQLPIDFSTVKK; encoded by the coding sequence ATGGAAGCATTTGCATTTTATCTGCTTAAGTCAGTAATCTGGCTCTCGGGGTTCGCTTTTGTATACCTGCTGTTTCTCCGCAATGAGAGGTTCTTCACCCTTAACCGGTTCTTTTTACTGGCAGGGATAATTGCCTCAATGCTCTTCCCGTTCATCTCAATTCATTATACTGTTATACTGCCGGTTACTGAGAATTTTAGTACAGGCAATATTTCTGTAGCACAAATTGAAAAACCAGAAACTTCAACACTTATTGATTTCGGTTCCCTGATGTTTATACTTTATGCTTCCGGGGCCCTGTTTGTTGTTTATAAAGTTATCAGACAGAGCAGAACTGTAATAAACGTCATTAAAAAAGCTGATGTTAAAGTTCTGAATTCCGTCAGACTGATCCGGACTCCTGAATACACCAATTCGTTTTCATTTTTCTCCTATGTGTTTGTCAATCCTTCAGTTACAGACATTGAAACAGAGGAGATTGTGAATCACGAAATGGCTCATATCAGGCAAAGGCACTGGTTTGATCTGGTGCTTGTTGAGTTGCTTTGTATGTTACAGTGGTTTAATCCTGTTGCATGGATCTATATCAGGTTCATCAAGCAAAACCACGAGTATCTTGCCGATGAGGTGGCGCTGCAGCGCTCTTCCGATCCGGCCATATACCGCGCAACTCTGTTAAATCAGATTGTTGGCTATCCTGTCATCATTCTGGCAAATTCCTTCAATTCTTCAATTAACAAAAAACGATTTATCATGATGAAAAATAAAATAAGTTCACCCTACAGGAAGCTGAAGTTATTACTTATTCTTCCGGTAATTGCTGTTGTATTATATTCCTTTGCCAAACCGGAATATAAATACATCAGCTATGATGAAACCAGCAGCACTGCTTCCCTTTCTTCTCAGGCATCAAAGGAAGTTAAGGGAACAATTGTTAATCCCTCCGGGTTACCTCTGACAGGTGCCACTGTAGTTCTTAAAGGAACAACTATGGGAGTAACCACCGATCCCAGGGGTTTCTTCCAGCTAAAGGATGTTCCTGAAAATGGTATTCTGATAGTATCTTATGTTGGTTTCAAGACAAAAGCGATAAAACCAGTCTTTACAGCCGACATGAAGATAAAGATGGAAAGCGATACAGTAACTCTTAAAAGTATCGGGGTTCCGCCACCACCACCTCCTCCGCCACCGCCACTGTATGTGATTGATGGAAAGGTTAGTGAAAAACATTATAACAGTGTTAAAAAGGAGAATACAGAATCGATAAAAGTTCTTAAAGTTGATGCTGCTATTGCAAAATACGGGGATAAGGCAAAATACGGAGCCATTGAAATTACAACAAAGAATAAAGCCGGGTTAAAGGCAGAAGAGCTCAACGAAAAGAATGCGGAATCAATTCCGCCACCACCCCCGCCGCCGCCGCCACCACCAGCTTCAGAAGTCAGGATAAGAAATACTGACGGATCAGAAGCCCAGCCTCTTATTGTAATAGATGGCATTAATAGGGGGAAAGATGGTCTGAATGGAATTAATCCCGATGATATTGGCAGCATGACTGTTTTAAAGGATCAACCGGCTATTGATAAATATGGTGTTGAAGGCAGAGATGGTGTTATTATAATTACCTCCAAAGGCCATAGGACGACTGGTTTTAACGATAGTTCCAGTTTTAAGGTTACAGGATATGGGCAACAGCAGAAAACATTGCCAGGCGGAGGTCTTAATTACAGGTCACAATACGGAGGCAAGCCTTTACTTTTAGTTAATGGTTTTGAAAGGGATATTGATATTAATGAGATCAGTCCTGATCAAATTGAATCTATCAATGTGAAAAAAAATGATCCGGCTGCTGCATCTTTATATGGTGAAAAGGCAAAAGATGGAGTAATTGAAATCACACTGAAACAAGGGGTTAATCCTAACGATCTGCAAAGGAAGTCCGATTCACAAATCGAAAGTGTTAAAGTAACGGGTTATGGTGTACAGAAAGGGGAGCCTGTTTCCAACAAAGATGTCTTTTTTGTTGTTGAAGAGATGCCCGCTTTCCCGGGAGGAGAAAAAGCACTTCAGTCGTATATTTATAACAATATCAAGGTTATGAAAGGATCGGAGAAAATCTCTGAGCCTGTATTGGTTGTCTTTACAGTTGACAGCAAGGGGAAGGTTCGTGATGCAACGGTCCTGAAAAAGAAGTATCCTGTATGGGAAGCTGAGGCAATAAGGGTTGTTAGCAGTATGCCAGACTGGAAACCGGGTATGCAGCATGGAATACCTGTTGATGTTATGGTGCAGCTGCCAATAGATTTTAGTACAGTTAAGAAATAA
- a CDS encoding BlaI/MecI/CopY family transcriptional regulator, whose product MQLTKAEEQVMQILWDMEEGLVKDIRDSFGEPKPARNTVSTVVRVLEKKGYVGHKAYGNVHLYHPLVSKSDYSKSQLFGLMEGYFNNSFPAMASFFAREKDLTLKELEELLEDTKKGIDKK is encoded by the coding sequence ATGCAGTTAACAAAAGCAGAAGAACAGGTAATGCAGATTTTATGGGACATGGAAGAGGGTCTTGTAAAGGATATCCGCGATAGTTTTGGCGAGCCGAAACCTGCCCGGAATACTGTGTCAACAGTTGTGAGGGTACTTGAGAAGAAAGGGTATGTTGGCCACAAAGCATATGGGAACGTTCATCTCTACCATCCGCTGGTATCGAAAAGTGACTATTCGAAGAGTCAGCTGTTCGGACTGATGGAGGGATATTTCAACAACTCTTTTCCGGCGATGGCTTCATTCTTTGCCCGGGAGAAGGACCTTACACTTAAGGAACTTGAAGAGCTCCTCGAGGATACAAAAAAAGGAATTGACAAAAAATAA